The genomic interval AAACAAAATCGCGTAAAAATTGCTGAATTAAGAGGGATTATCGAAAATGAAGTTTCGATGAAAAACTGGTTAATGAAAATGTAATATTTACAAATTATAGTATTGATCCCAAATTCCGTTAAGGAGTTTGGGATTTTTGATTTTAAAAAACACGCATTTTATCGATGTTTTTTGCATTTCATCATTTTGTATTAACATTTGGATGTAATGTGTTAACAATGAACGGCTTAAAATGTTTAAATCCGTATTTTTAAATTCGGGTAAAATGTCAAAACCAATTTTTTCGCCAGTACATTAAATTAAGAAGTTTAATTTTTGATTGTGATCGGAGTATGGAGGAAATCAACGAAACCAAAAATTGAAGAAATATTCGTATATTATTGTTGATGATGATGCTGAAAGTATTTTGAAAACCAAAACAACCGCGGCGGGATTTTCAGAATTATCTTTTATTGCATCGGCATCAAATTTTCAAGATGGTTTGAATTTGGTTTTAGAATATAAACCCGAATTGGTTTTTCTCGAAATCGATCCAAAAAATACTTCAAGTCAGTTGTCTTTGACTTTTATAAGCGAATTGCACCGATTTTTTCAAGAAATTCCTAAAATTATTGTTACCACAAAACTTAAAGACAAAGCCTTTGATGCCATTCAGTATGGTGTCTACGATTATCTATTAAAACCCGTTTTGCCAATAGATCTTCGAAAGACAATTTTAAAGCTGAATAAGGCCAATTTAGAGTTAAAAAATACTTCGTTGCAACAAGAACCAGTTTCTATCGTTATTGATAATGATAGAGCAGAAATTCCTCAGAATGTAGAAAGACCACTTACAATCTGTATAAAATCTTATGGAGATTATCGGTATTTAAATGCTGAAGATATCTGTTATTTTCAAGCAGATAACAATTCTACCGATATTTATTTGAATACTGGTGAAATGATTACGGCATTTAAAACGTTAAAGCATTTTGAGAGTGTTTTAACTTATCCATTTATCCGTATTCATAATAGTTATGTAATC from Flavobacterium sp. YJ01 carries:
- a CDS encoding LytTR family transcriptional regulator DNA-binding domain-containing protein; translation: MKKYSYIIVDDDAESILKTKTTAAGFSELSFIASASNFQDGLNLVLEYKPELVFLEIDPKNTSSQLSLTFISELHRFFQEIPKIIVTTKLKDKAFDAIQYGVYDYLLKPVLPIDLRKTILKLNKANLELKNTSLQQEPVSIVIDNDRAEIPQNVERPLTICIKSYGDYRYLNAEDICYFQADNNSTDIYLNTGEMITAFKTLKHFESVLTYPFIRIHNSYVINRNYISRIHSGNSICYLKNSSKKIPFSKTYKANVDQIIADFAAGNYLEI